CCTGAACTCCTCAGGGGAATTGTTGAAACCCAACACACCGTTCAAGCTGGGCATTTCCCCAGGAACAGGACAGATGGTGAAACGTTGGAGAAGAGATGTAAAGAAAAGGAATAGCTCCATTCTGGCCAGGTGCTCCCCTAAACACACACGTTTACCTGTGGGGAAATATTCGACAGCAGCTTTAGCTTAATCGAATTCTATTATTAGTAGAAAGAATTCTTCTAAGCCAAATAGTTTTATTGAAAGCAAAGGAGCATAGAACAAACCTGCTGAAAATGGCAAGAAGGCTTCTCTCCTGCGGAACTGGCCCTTTGAATCCAAGAAATGCTCAGGGTTGAAGGCATCTGGAGTTTCCCACTCATTCTTATCAAACAGCACCGATGAAAGGATTGTAGTCGTAGCTGTACCCTAGAAAGCAAGTATATAAATAATACTCTTTTACAGCTTGACAATTATCCCTGGGTGAGTCTTGCATATAGTCCTATACCTTGGGTATGAAATATCCTCCTAGTGTTGTGTCTTTGCTGGCCATTTTTGGTAATCCCAGAGGAACAATGTTTCCCATTCTCTGGATCTCATGAATGACAGCTTCAGTGTAGGGCAGGTTGGGTCTGTCAGCCAAGACAGGCTGACGAGACTGTCCGATCATTTTGTCTATCTCTGCCTGGACTTTTTCTGAGTGTGGAAGCAGATTCAAAAGTACATAAGGCAACTCATTGACCACTATGTCTAAAATAGCTAAAACATGCATAATAATACTTCTGTGCTTAATGGGTTAGTTATTTAGTAGTAGTAATTTTAACCTTGTATCTCTGGATAGTGCATCATATATAGGAACCCCCAGCGTAAAGTGGTGGCAGATGTTTCTGTTCCAGCTTCAATCATATCAATGGTGCAAAACAGCAAGGTCTCAACATTGAAACCAGCCTGGGGTTCATCTTTTTTCTGTCAATGTACAGAAATCATAGTTGATTTAGTAAAATGCAGGCTTGACCCCTCCCCCAGTTAAgtctcctttccttttttgtggTGCAGGATGTAGGTTACTGCTGAGGGTTTATTATAAACTTTTCTAGGTTTGCTTAGTCATTGAATACACTCTTGAGAAGCACAGTACAGAATATGAGTAGAAACTTGCATCCTATCTAGTAAACAGAAGATTGTGAGGTAGCCCTGTAACAGTGAAAGCAAcactactggaggtaggccacagccaggataTGAACCCAAGTCTCCAGTATGGCGGACGGgaattttattaatatgttatCCAGCCACAACATCTGGTCCAATCACTCATTTTAGCCTTTGCAGATTTTACAAGTCTCCACAAAAATAAACGTATGAACAACAAACTTAAAAACTCATTAGACAGCTCATTAGGTTAGAACTGTTAGTAATGAAGGTAGAGAAAATTAAGCTTACTATTGGGTGATAAAATCACTGTTGTGACAAAGGTGGGTTGCTCAAATTGCCAACTTTGAGTACACCCTAAAGCACTGCCCTGGAAGATGCCATACCGATACAGATGTTCTGTGTAGGTTTCCAATCTCTTCTACAAGCCCAACAATGGCCAGACAGGAGAGGGGCTCGTTTACTAGCTGGTCACCCTGCCCATTTGATGCAGGAACAGGTGGAGGATAACACCCTTTGCCTTGTTCAGGGTTATTTAAAACAAGTGCAGCGTAACAACACACTCAGGATTAGTTTACCACAAAAGAAAAAcccctttttatgtttttttttattcctcatcAAATATGAAGTTAATTGTTCGTATGTGTGACGTGTCTGTTTACAGCATGTTTAACCCCAAAActtgttgatttgatttgatataACAACGTTTTTTAGCTGAAAGGGATAACAACAGACTAACTAGATTTAAGTCATTCTGTGTTTCCAGTTCAAGACacaggaagaaatgttttgGGCACTACTCGTGGAATAAGGTCAAGAAGACAGTGAACCTGCGTACTACACCTCTTATTCCTTAAGCACTAAGCTGCCACGGCCAATATcgacttctgttttttttttttacaatcgCTCTTCACTTCCGTTCTGGTTCCTGCCTCATTTCCACCACTTAATCATTACCTTAATCACCTCTACCTTGTACTGTCTAGCCGTCTTCTTTGTCCTCTTCATTGGAGGAGGTTGAATTTTAGAGGTCCCACTGGCTAGATGCACCAGGAAGCTGCTGGCATTCTCCCTGATTGTGCCTGTTGCTTTTATCCtcttgtctctgtgctgtctaCTTACCCCAACTCGTTAGGTTGGATGGTCACCCACCCTCATCATAAGCAATCTGTTTagcctttgccacctccctcttcactctacgctgcacttccttgtactcctgtctactttcctcagtcctttctacatcccacttccttttagccaacctcttcctctggatgcattcctgtactttCTTATTCCACCTCTTTATGAAACCCTCTGACTCTTTCATGGGTTTCATGAAGAGGATTGTCATTGGatgttgtaattgtaatttaGGGCTGTCGATATCTGTTAGCTTCTACCTTTCAACTGTGATAATTCCAAAGATAGTTTTGTACTTCAACTATTAGGACATCAGGGAATCTTCAACTTTTTTCATTATTGAACTATTAACTATTGTTTTAAGGCAATGTGTTAAATGTGGAATATGTTACCTTCTCTATTTCTGACAGATAAGCATCAATATAATCACGGGGGTCATCAGGGTTCCACTCCTCCTGGTGCTTCTCTACTTCCTTCATTAAGAAATTAATGATCTCTGCATAGTTGGCATGGACAGTCTGGTGAGGTCCAGGGAGGTACTTCAGCAAACCAGGGAAGACATCAAAGAGCTGCTTGAGGCACAAAACCCTCAGGTCAGAATAACACTTAGTTTTGTCatcacaaaatcacaacagattaGACAGGAATTGCCTGAGTTCGAGGAGAGCCAGCAAGCACAATGGCCTCATTGTCCAACTCCAGAATCTTGCGGAAGGTTTGATCGCTGTATTCAAAGCGATGTCCAAAAAGCACAGAAGAGATGATATTACTGACTGCATTGGTTATCATGTAGTGGGGGTTGAATGGTCCTCCtagaaatatgaatatgaattcaAGTGATGTTAATCATACTGgtaaaaatcattttcatacattGAATACAACTCACgcaaagtaaaatgtatttgccTTGTTCATCTTTGAAAGCCTCACAAAGAAAGTGGCATTCCACTTCAATATGTTTTTCCAGTGACTTCTGTCCCCCCCCAAAGTAACGCAGGTGCGTGTTGGCaaactttctctgtttcttccaCAGGTAACCATTGCTTAACGCTATGCCTGTGAATATGACATCACATTATTAACAAAGCAAACAACCTCtgcaaaaatgttaaagcatGATCCATGCAAGTAGTCTCGTGATCACACcaaaaaatcaaatatttttactaATACTCTGTTTTGTCCTGCATGCATTGGCTGTCTTAAAAATTTGTAGCATGCAAATATATTGTTTGTAAAATCCACTTTAGATACTATTGTTTAATGCTCGCTTACTTACTCACCAAGGCCCTTGAAGACAACATGGAAGAGAGGAACAATAGGTCGATCAACAAAGCAGTCCAGTTGGTTAACAAGAGCCTCTTTGACCATCTTGCATCCTGAAATAAACACCATCCTCTCGCTGCCTCTTCTCAAGCTGAACACAGGGCCATACTCCTGAGCAAGCTGCATTGACAAAACTGATTGATTAGACTTCTGTGTTGCAATTTTATCGTATTAGGTAATTATTGTCATTTCTGGTGCTCAGTATATTCACAACATAGAGATATACGCTTGCATGCACATACTTTAAAAACTTTACATTCACCAAACCTTCTCCATTGTTTTGAAGTCAACTCCAGTGAAGATATTTCCTACAAAGGGCACAGCCCATGGTCCAGGGGGGAA
This genomic window from Anabas testudineus chromosome 4, fAnaTes1.2, whole genome shotgun sequence contains:
- the LOC113152290 gene encoding cytochrome P450 2J2-like isoform X1, with protein sequence MIFQTIFEYMDFTGWLLFGFVLLLLIDVVRNWRPNNFPPGPWAVPFVGNIFTGVDFKTMEKLAQEYGPVFSLRRGSERMVFISGCKMVKEALVNQLDCFVDRPIVPLFHVVFKGLGIALSNGYLWKKQRKFANTHLRYFGGGQKSLEKHIEVECHFLCEAFKDEQGGPFNPHYMITNAVSNIISSVLFGHRFEYSDQTFRKILELDNEAIVLAGSPRTQLFDVFPGLLKYLPGPHQTVHANYAEIINFLMKEVEKHQEEWNPDDPRDYIDAYLSEIEKKKDEPQAGFNVETLLFCTIDMIEAGTETSATTLRWGFLYMMHYPEIQEKVQAEIDKMIGQSRQPVLADRPNLPYTEAVIHEIQRMGNIVPLGLPKMASKDTTLGGYFIPKGTATTTILSSVLFDKNEWETPDAFNPEHFLDSKGQFRRREAFLPFSAGKRVCLGEHLARMELFLFFTSLLQRFTICPVPGEMPSLNDFLNYKNPPNFPPGTLTLSFVGMFKECF
- the LOC113152290 gene encoding cytochrome P450 2J2-like isoform X2 yields the protein MVFISGCKMVKEALVNQLDCFVDRPIVPLFHVVFKGLGIALSNGYLWKKQRKFANTHLRYFGGGQKSLEKHIEVECHFLCEAFKDEQGGPFNPHYMITNAVSNIISSVLFGHRFEYSDQTFRKILELDNEAIVLAGSPRTQLFDVFPGLLKYLPGPHQTVHANYAEIINFLMKEVEKHQEEWNPDDPRDYIDAYLSEIEKKKDEPQAGFNVETLLFCTIDMIEAGTETSATTLRWGFLYMMHYPEIQEKVQAEIDKMIGQSRQPVLADRPNLPYTEAVIHEIQRMGNIVPLGLPKMASKDTTLGGYFIPKGTATTTILSSVLFDKNEWETPDAFNPEHFLDSKGQFRRREAFLPFSAGKRVCLGEHLARMELFLFFTSLLQRFTICPVPGEMPSLNDFLNYKNPPNFPPGTLTLSFVGMFKECF